The sequence CCGCAGAGCCCAACGGCCGCGTCGTGCTCTCGGGCGGCGCCTCGCAGCTCACCGGCCTCGTCGAACTCGGCACCCAGATTCTCGGCCGGCCCGTACGGATCGGACGTCCGCTCGGCTTCGGCCGGTTGCCCGTCGAGGCGAAGAACGCCGCGTTCGCGGTGCCGGCCGGACTCCTCGTCTACCCGCAATATGTTCACCACGAGCATGTCGAACCGCGGCATACGCGGCAGCAGGTCAAGACAGGGACCGGCGGCTATTTCGGAAAGGTCGGACGATGGCTACGCGAGGGATTCTAATGACTCCTTTCCGCAATTTCTCATTTTCACCAACTCCCGCGGCCGCCGGCCGGGGCGAACCCACACGCGCGTGATCGAGAGGCAAACATGACCATCAGCATCAACGTTCCTGATATTCACGAGTTGAAGCCCCGGATCACCGTGTTCGGCGTCGGCGGCGCCGGTGGCAACGCCGTCAACAACATGATCACGGCGGGCCTCCAGGGCGTCGACTTCGTGGTCGCCAACACCGACGCGCAGGCGCTGACGATGTCGAAGGCGCAGCGCATCGTGCAGATGGGCACCGCGGTCACGCAAGGCCTCGGCGCAGGTTCGCAGCCGAATGTCGGCGCAGCCGCCGCTGAAGAGGTGATCGACGAGCTGCGCGACCATCTCTCGGGCGCCAACATGGTGTTCGTCACCGCCGGCATGGGCGGCGGCACCGGCACCGGTGCAGCTCCCGTGATCGCCAAGACCGCGCGCGACATGGGCATTCTGACCGTCGGGGTCGTGACCAAGCCGTTCCACTTCGAGGGCGGCCGCCGCATGCGCACCGCCGAAGCCGGTATCAACGAGCTGCACAAGGTCGTGGACACGCTGCTGATCATCCCGAACCAGAACCTGTTCCGGGTCGCCAACGAGAAGACCACCTTCGCCGACGCCTTCGCGATGGCCGACCAGGTGCTCTACTCGGGCGTTGCCTGCATTACCGACCTGATGGTCAAGGAAGGCCTGATCAACCTCGACTTCGCCGACGTTCGCGCCGTGATGCGTGAGATGGGCAAGGCGATGATGGGCACCGGCGAAGCCTCCGGCGACAAGCGCGCGCTGACCGCCGCGGAAGCCGCGATCGCCAACCCGCTGATCGACGATTCCTCGATGAAGGGCGCCAAGGGCCTTCTCATCTCCATCACCGGCGGCAAGGACCTCACGCTGTTCGAGGTGGATGAGGCCGCGACCCGCATCCGCGAGGAAGTCGACCAGGATGCCAACATCATCGTCGGCGCCACTTTCGACGAAGCCCTCGACGGACTGATCCGCGTCTCGGTCGTTGCCACCGGCATCGAGCAGGCCGCGATCGCCCGCAACAGCCAGGCGACCTCCGCGCCCGTTGCCAACCCGGCGCCGCAGGCGCAGGCGCAGGCGCCCGCCGCTCCGGCCGCCGCCGCCGAAAGCCGTCTTGCCGACCTGACCGCACGGCTTCGTGCCGACAACCAGCGCCTGGCCGAGCGTGCCCAGAAGCTGGAAACGCAGATTCCGGCTGCCGCACAGGCTTCCGCCGCGCCGCGTCCGAACGTCGAGCGTGCCGCGCTCGCCGCCATCGCGGCTGCCGTCTCGGACGTGCCGCAGGCGCCTGCGCCGCAGACCTATGGCGACGTCACGGTGCGCCCGATCGCGCAGAAGCCGACCCTGTTCCCGGAGCCTGAGCAGGCCCCGATCGCGATGCAGGAGCCGATGACGCCCGAAAACTTCATCCCGCCGCAGGCCGAGCGTCCGGTCCGCGCACCGCGGATGCCGCGCCTCGACGAGCTGCCGATGCCGGCCCAGGCCGAGCTTCGGCAGGCCCGCGGCGAGGTCGAAGAAGAGACCCCGCAGAAGAGCCGCCTGTCGCTGCTCCAGCGCCTTGCCAATGTCGGCCTCGGCCGCCGCGATGAGGAAAGCGAGGCGCCGGTTGCCGCCCGCACCACTGGTCCGGCGATGCCGCCGCTGCCCGATCGCCGTCCGCAGAAGAGCGTAGCGCAGCAGATTACGGCGAGCGAGCCGGTATCGGAGTATGCCCGCCGTCCCGCGCCGCAGGGTCTGGACATGCATGGCCGCCCGGCACCTGTTGCGCCAACGCCACAGGGTGACGACCATCTTGATATCCCGGCCTTCCTGCGGCGGCAGGCGACCTGAGAATTGTTACAATAAGGCAGACGAAAAAAGGTCCCGGCAACAAGCTTGCCGGGACCTTTCCTTTGGTCCCGTGCAGATCCGGATTGCTCGGCCAAACAACTGATTTTAAATCATTAATTACATATTTGGTGGTTCAGTAAAACTGCCGGCAACGACCCAAAACCCTGGCGCAATTTGGTTAAGCCTTGGCGCGAATACGGCAGGTTTGGGGTAACAATCGGTAAAAAAGCGTGAGTTGGCGCTGTTTGGGGCTGTGACTATGGTCGGCCGTGACTTGGGGATACGCAGATTCGCAAGCGCCGGCACTGGCCGGCCAGGCGGGGCTCGTATAAGTCGCAATGGGTCGTAGTGGGGCGGTTCCTGATGAAATTTAGCCGGCAAACAACGCTTCGCGCGCAAGCCTCCGTGGCAGGCGTCGGCGTTCACTCCGGTCTTCCCGTCACTCTCACGCTTGGGCCTGCGCCTGTGGACGCGGGTTTTATTTTTGTCCGCACCGGGCTTGAGGGACGTGACCGCGAAGTTCAGGCGACCGCTGACCAGGTGATCGCGACCGATTTCGCCACCGTTCTCGGCGATCGCAGCGGTCCTTTGGTGTCCACCGCCGAGCATGTGCTTGCTGCGCTGCGGGGTATGGGCGTTGACAACGCCACGATCGAGATCGACGGCCCGGAAGTGCCGATCATGGACGGCAGCGCCGCGGCCTTCATTGCGGCGATCGACCAGGCCGGCATCGTCACCCAGCCGGCGCAGCGCCGTTTCATCCAGGTTTTGAAGCCGATCTCGGTCAAGATCGGCGACTCCTTCGGCGAGATCCGGCCCTATGCCAACGGGTTCCGCGCCGAGGTCGAGATCGACTTCACCAACCCCGTCATCGGCCAGCAGAGCTACGCCTTTGAGCTGAGCCCGGAACGCTTCCGCCGCGAAGTCGGCCGCGCCCGCACCTTCGGCCTGATGTGCGATGTCGCCAGGCTGTGGAGCGCGGGCTACGCGCTCGGCGCCTCCTTCGACAACACCGTCGTGTTCGACGACGAGCGGCTGCTCAACACCGAGGGGCTGCGCTACGCCGACGAATGCGCCCGTCACAAGGTGCTGGACGTGATCGGCGACCTCGCGCTGGCCGGCCTGCCGTTGCTCGGCGCCTACCGTTCCGTTCGTGGCGGCCACAAGCTCAACCACGCTGTCCTGACCGCGCTGCTCGCCGACCGTACCGCCTGGCGGGTGGTCGAGGGCGAAGCGGCCCGCCGCACCACGCGTCCCGTGGGCGAAGTCGGCCGCGGTATCGTCGGCGGTCGGATCGCTGCGGCCTACGGGCCGGACGTGTCCTGAACAGATCCGCTGCGGCAGAGTCGCGGCGGCCTTTTCCCCGGGAAACTCCTGGTAACCGGGATCCGCTAGCATTGCGGCAATTTCGCCTTAATCCGGGCGGAATGCCTGCCTATCGGATGGGTTAGCGATCGTTTTTCGGGTACACCTGCGTGGTCGCATGGCAGGCACCACGGTCACATTTCGCGCCCATGACGGAGTTCATGGGCTGGCGGGCACCGCATCACAGGGCGTCAGGTCTTAAATTCATGTCGGCACAGCGTAAGACGCGCGGATATCTCTCGGTCTCGTCTGGCGCCCGTGGGCTGCTTCACGCCGCCACCTTCATCCTGCTCGCGCTGCCGCTGGCGGGCTGCGGCACCGGCTCGCTCTGGGACAAGTTCACCGCCAAGGACGACACCTTCGTCGAGGAGCCCGCCGACAAGATCTACAATGAGGGCCTGTACCTCATGAACGAGAAGAAGGACATGAAGGCGGCGAACAAGAAGTTCGAAGAAGTCGACCGCCAGCATCCTTATTCCGACTGGGCCCGCAAGTCGCTGCTGATGTCGGCCTACGCGTCCTACCAGGGCGGCGACTATGACGGTTGCATCGGCGCCGCCACCCGCTACGTCACGCTGCATCCCGGCAGCCCGGATGCGGCCTATGCGCAGTACCTGATCGCCGCCTCCCATTACGACCAGATTCCGGACATCAGCCGCGACCAGGCCCGCACCGAGAAGGCGATCGCGGCGCTGGAAGAGGTGGTGCGCAAATATCCGACGTCCGAATATGCGACCTCGGCCAAGGCCAAGATCGAGGGTGCGCGCGATCAGCTCGCCGGCAACGAAATGAATGTCGGCCGCTATTACGCGCAAAAGCGCGACTACACGGCGGCGATCAACCGCTACAAGACCGTCGTCACGCAGTATCAGACCACGCGCCATGTTGAGGAGGCGCTGTTCCGCCTGACCGAGGCCTATACGGCGATCGGCATTGTCGGCGAGGCGCAGACCGCGGCCGCCGTGCTCGGGCACAATTTTCCTGACAGCCGCTGGTACAAGGACGCCTATAATCTTGTAAAATCCGGCGGTCTCGAACCGAGCGAGAATCAGGGGTCCTGGATGAGCAGGGCCTTCAAGAAGATAGGTCTTTAAGGTCTCGGCTGGGAAATCTGGTTCCATGCTGGCGCGTCTGTCGATCCGTGACATCGTCCTGATCGAACGGCTCGATATCGAATTCGCCACCGGCCTTGCGGTTTTGACCGGCGAGACCGGTGCGGGCAAATCCATCCTGCTCGATGCCTTTGCACTGGCGCTCGGCGGCCGCGGCGATGCCGGCCTCGTGCGCCACGGCGTCGAGCAGGGGCAGGTCACCGCCGTATTCGATGTCCCCAAGAATCACCCCGCGGCAAAAATCCTGGCCGAGAACGGCCTGGAGGACACCGGGGAGATGATTCTTCGCCGGGTCCAGCTCGCCGACGGCCGCACCCG comes from Bradyrhizobium diazoefficiens and encodes:
- a CDS encoding outer membrane protein assembly factor BamD, which encodes MSAQRKTRGYLSVSSGARGLLHAATFILLALPLAGCGTGSLWDKFTAKDDTFVEEPADKIYNEGLYLMNEKKDMKAANKKFEEVDRQHPYSDWARKSLLMSAYASYQGGDYDGCIGAATRYVTLHPGSPDAAYAQYLIAASHYDQIPDISRDQARTEKAIAALEEVVRKYPTSEYATSAKAKIEGARDQLAGNEMNVGRYYAQKRDYTAAINRYKTVVTQYQTTRHVEEALFRLTEAYTAIGIVGEAQTAAAVLGHNFPDSRWYKDAYNLVKSGGLEPSENQGSWMSRAFKKIGL
- the ftsZ gene encoding cell division protein FtsZ produces the protein MTISINVPDIHELKPRITVFGVGGAGGNAVNNMITAGLQGVDFVVANTDAQALTMSKAQRIVQMGTAVTQGLGAGSQPNVGAAAAEEVIDELRDHLSGANMVFVTAGMGGGTGTGAAPVIAKTARDMGILTVGVVTKPFHFEGGRRMRTAEAGINELHKVVDTLLIIPNQNLFRVANEKTTFADAFAMADQVLYSGVACITDLMVKEGLINLDFADVRAVMREMGKAMMGTGEASGDKRALTAAEAAIANPLIDDSSMKGAKGLLISITGGKDLTLFEVDEAATRIREEVDQDANIIVGATFDEALDGLIRVSVVATGIEQAAIARNSQATSAPVANPAPQAQAQAPAAPAAAAESRLADLTARLRADNQRLAERAQKLETQIPAAAQASAAPRPNVERAALAAIAAAVSDVPQAPAPQTYGDVTVRPIAQKPTLFPEPEQAPIAMQEPMTPENFIPPQAERPVRAPRMPRLDELPMPAQAELRQARGEVEEETPQKSRLSLLQRLANVGLGRRDEESEAPVAARTTGPAMPPLPDRRPQKSVAQQITASEPVSEYARRPAPQGLDMHGRPAPVAPTPQGDDHLDIPAFLRRQAT
- the lpxC gene encoding UDP-3-O-acyl-N-acetylglucosamine deacetylase, with translation MKFSRQTTLRAQASVAGVGVHSGLPVTLTLGPAPVDAGFIFVRTGLEGRDREVQATADQVIATDFATVLGDRSGPLVSTAEHVLAALRGMGVDNATIEIDGPEVPIMDGSAAAFIAAIDQAGIVTQPAQRRFIQVLKPISVKIGDSFGEIRPYANGFRAEVEIDFTNPVIGQQSYAFELSPERFRREVGRARTFGLMCDVARLWSAGYALGASFDNTVVFDDERLLNTEGLRYADECARHKVLDVIGDLALAGLPLLGAYRSVRGGHKLNHAVLTALLADRTAWRVVEGEAARRTTRPVGEVGRGIVGGRIAAAYGPDVS